The Kordia sp. SMS9 genome window below encodes:
- a CDS encoding leucine-rich repeat domain-containing protein produces MRLRLLFALLIFTNIIWATTETPPPSNDNFANAIPVSCGGNYTASTAEATLDENNAPDGFGADLDAPNIWYSYTGNGIPETITLDLCASGYDTSYLIYTGTSGNLTLVAGNDDNEGQCGPGYRSYGTFESDGITTYYITITGYNPTSIGAVDLTVSCLPADIVYITDANFEQALIDLGIDSGTVNGYVSVADVDQVNDLNISNKNITSLSGIEAFTALEILICNNNAIRSINLENQPSLTLLNCSDNDLTFLSVKNGNNTNITSFNALNNFDLACIEVDNTAYSTTNWTNIDSGVSFTQNDCTNVTFVPDDNFEQYLIDQGLDDVLDNYVLTNNINTIEVFSISSRQIHDLTGIGGFTALEELNCTSNELTSLDLSQNVALRRLKCYFNELTSINLTQNTALERLECFVNNLTTIDLTQNTALNYLRAELNPLGTLDLSQNLVLDYINLSRTQLTAINLTANVALENIVLTNNLLTSIDVSQNVNVKGLFVDDNSLTSINVVTNQALQQFYCDNNAIEYLDLSNNTQLVSLQASNNALTGIDLKSGNNTILPSAIGGFFDVTGNPNLTCIEVDDVAYSTTNWTDIDPGLTFSTNCNPSPIPPNDECVDAIPVPISDGGCNTTVSGTLAGATDSNVYQCFGNTNSFSDVWYSFVATDTAHDIKILNTSGINSSVFHTVIDAQTYSCGNITDAVYCTDALERQATGLTIGDTYYIQVFTDVANSTETFDVCVSTLNIPGQTYVPDDNFEQALIDLGYDDVLDDYVTTANINTVETLDVSSENIADLTGIQGFTALKNLKCTSNNLISLDVTQNTVLEILDFGLNNITAIDITQNTVLKILRFQQNSLSSIDVSQNVDLEIFAGMFNGLQSLDVTNNTKLTLLNCWSNGIDEIDLSQNPDLEFLSMRINDLVSLDISANPVLRSLDCHANELTSLNVQNGNNSNFTTFVATNNSTLNCIQVDDVTYSTTNWTQISSGSSFSTDCGYLENDECVDAILVPISDGGCNTTVSGTLAGATDSNVYQCFGNTNSFSDVWYSFVATDTAHDIKILNTSGINSSVFHTVIDAQTYSCGNITDAVYCTDALERQATGLTIGDTYYIQVFTDVANSTETFDVCVSTNTIPGQTYVPDDNFEQTLIDLGYDTTLDNYVTTANINTITSLNVVGKNIASLTGLEDFTALQSLDFSINNVTTVDLTQNAQLRFLLLTGNSLATINVSQNPLLRGLTVEENLLTTIDVTQNPLLESLNISKNLFTSIDVTQNAGLTNLDVGENSLSQINVTQNPVLAFLTLDKNNFSAVDVTNNPLLSSLSVEENSLTTIDITQNPVLLGAYFGYNQLTTIDVSQNLALETLVVTANSQISTIDVSVNAALKNLRINSTQISEVNVSNNLNLEGLSVSNCPITGVDLTANVALQNLGVVGSQLTTIDVSQNPAFVSLFCSNTSTLTSVNIQNGNNTNVTTFFALNTPNLTCVQVDNVAYSAANWSNVDAGINFSANCGFPVNNTCVTAINVPISGIACNNVIEATIVGATNSNSLQCFGNNANFTDVWFSFVATETTHKIALQNLTGSPNFLWHSLIDAQAYTCGNITDAIYCTDALEDTATGLTIGNTYYIQVYSHVANANTTFDICVTSFAIPGQTYVPDDNFEQALIDLGYDITLDNYVTTTNISGIENLNISERSIADLTGIEDFTALKELRCETNNLTNLNITQNTQLTLVHAFNNTLTNVDFTQNTALVQLFISNNQLSTIDVSQNTALVDLGIFTNPQLGSIDVSNNSNLKTLNISYTPVSEIDVSNNLALERLSFVDCPISEIDVTANLELRQLSTSQSLVTSVDVSGNPLFEWISCRNSPLLTQLNLQNGNNTNFVFFLATDTPNLTCIQVDNAAYSTANWTNITPGTSFSTDCGYLTNDECVDAINVPISDATCNNVIAATMAGATNSNSLQCFGNNVNFTDVWFSFVATETTHKIALQNLTGSPNFLWHALIDAETYTCGNITDAIYCTDALEGEATGLTIGNTYYIQVYSHVANANTTFDICVSTNSIPGQTYVPDDNFEQALIDLGLDTTLDDYVTTANINTVNDLNIRNLGIFDLTGIEDFAALEILNCGLNFLGELDLSQNTNLNYLIADNAALVALNMQNGNNTNVTTFVTLGNVDLFCIQVDNAAYSTANWTIIEAMTSFSEYCGNPIQLAAKVYLQGAMLQNTDGFMRTDLKDNNHILTVSPYTDATAILATDPVFTATGQDKIVDWIWVELRDAANPSVVLNGKSALLQRDGDIVEALSDNTSTPVNFARAPGDYYVVIKHRNHLGIMLNMTISFTNMVTAVDFTDGNNQITHGANAQTTFGMPANTVGMWCGNVNGDGVVQYSGTNPDAPAILSTVLNDPDNFLNFPTFTVSGYEVNDVNMDGSTQYTGTNPDTPLILQNVLAHPGNFLNFSTYQIVEQLPQNE; encoded by the coding sequence ATGAGATTAAGACTACTATTTGCATTATTGATTTTTACAAACATCATTTGGGCAACTACAGAAACACCGCCACCTTCCAACGACAACTTTGCAAACGCTATTCCGGTAAGTTGTGGAGGAAATTATACAGCATCAACAGCTGAAGCAACGTTAGACGAAAACAATGCGCCTGATGGTTTTGGGGCAGACTTAGATGCACCAAATATTTGGTATTCGTACACAGGTAATGGAATTCCTGAAACCATTACGTTAGATTTATGTGCTTCTGGATACGATACTTCGTATTTAATATACACGGGAACTTCTGGAAATTTAACCTTGGTGGCAGGAAATGATGACAATGAAGGCCAATGTGGGCCCGGATATCGTTCGTATGGAACCTTTGAATCTGATGGAATAACGACATATTATATTACAATAACAGGATACAACCCAACAAGTATTGGAGCGGTTGATTTAACTGTTTCTTGTTTGCCAGCAGACATTGTTTATATAACAGACGCAAATTTTGAACAAGCATTAATTGATTTGGGAATTGATTCGGGAACGGTAAATGGATATGTGTCAGTTGCCGATGTTGACCAAGTAAATGACTTGAATATCAGTAATAAAAACATAACAAGTCTATCAGGAATTGAAGCGTTTACAGCACTTGAAATTTTAATTTGTAATAACAATGCAATTCGTTCTATCAATCTAGAAAATCAACCCAGTTTAACTTTACTAAATTGTAGCGACAATGACTTAACATTTCTAAGTGTAAAAAACGGTAACAATACTAACATAACGTCATTCAACGCTTTAAATAATTTTGATTTAGCTTGTATTGAAGTTGATAATACTGCATACAGTACAACGAACTGGACGAACATTGATAGTGGAGTTAGCTTTACACAAAACGACTGTACAAACGTAACATTTGTGCCAGATGATAATTTTGAGCAATACTTAATAGATCAAGGACTTGATGATGTATTGGATAATTATGTACTAACAAACAACATAAATACGATTGAAGTGTTTTCTATATCCAGTCGTCAAATTCATGACCTTACAGGAATAGGTGGTTTTACAGCGCTGGAAGAATTAAATTGCACAAGCAATGAGTTGACGAGTTTAGATTTATCTCAAAATGTAGCATTGCGCAGATTAAAATGTTATTTTAACGAGCTTACCAGCATAAACTTAACGCAAAATACAGCGTTAGAAAGATTGGAATGCTTCGTAAATAATTTAACTACAATTGACCTCACACAAAATACGGCACTTAACTATTTACGAGCAGAGCTGAATCCTTTGGGCACTCTTGATCTGAGTCAGAATTTGGTATTAGATTATATAAATCTCTCAAGAACACAATTAACAGCCATAAATCTTACTGCTAACGTTGCATTAGAGAATATTGTGCTAACGAACAATTTACTGACAAGTATAGACGTTTCTCAAAATGTGAATGTAAAAGGTCTTTTTGTGGACGATAATTCACTAACAAGTATAAATGTTGTTACCAATCAAGCTTTGCAACAATTTTATTGTGACAATAACGCAATTGAATATTTAGACTTGTCAAATAATACGCAACTAGTTTCATTACAAGCTTCAAACAATGCACTGACAGGTATAGACTTGAAAAGCGGAAACAATACCATACTTCCAAGTGCTATCGGTGGCTTTTTTGACGTAACTGGCAACCCAAACTTAACATGTATAGAAGTGGATGATGTAGCATACAGTACTACAAATTGGACAGATATTGATCCGGGACTTACGTTCAGTACAAATTGTAATCCATCACCAATTCCACCGAATGATGAGTGTGTAGACGCGATTCCAGTACCAATAAGTGACGGCGGTTGCAACACAACGGTTTCAGGAACCTTGGCAGGCGCAACAGACTCAAATGTATACCAATGCTTTGGAAACACGAATAGTTTTTCAGATGTGTGGTACAGTTTTGTTGCCACAGATACAGCACACGATATTAAAATATTAAATACTTCAGGAATAAACTCTAGCGTATTTCACACGGTTATTGACGCACAAACGTATTCCTGTGGAAACATTACGGATGCAGTTTACTGTACGGATGCACTTGAACGACAAGCAACAGGATTAACGATTGGAGACACCTATTACATTCAAGTATTTACAGATGTAGCAAATTCAACGGAAACATTTGATGTTTGTGTATCCACACTAAATATTCCAGGACAAACTTATGTGCCAGATGATAACTTTGAACAAGCACTTATTGATTTAGGATATGATGATGTTTTAGATGATTATGTAACTACGGCAAACATTAACACGGTTGAAACGTTAGATGTTTCAAGTGAAAATATTGCCGATTTAACAGGAATCCAAGGTTTTACTGCATTAAAAAATTTAAAATGTACATCAAATAATTTGATAAGTTTAGATGTTACTCAAAACACAGTCTTAGAAATTTTAGACTTCGGACTAAATAACATAACAGCTATTGATATAACGCAAAACACTGTCTTAAAAATATTACGATTCCAACAAAATAGTTTATCAAGTATTGATGTTTCACAAAATGTTGATTTAGAAATTTTTGCAGGAATGTTCAATGGGTTACAAAGTTTAGATGTAACCAACAATACAAAACTAACACTCCTAAATTGTTGGAGTAATGGTATCGACGAAATTGATTTGTCTCAAAACCCAGATTTAGAATTCTTATCTATGAGAATAAACGATCTAGTAAGTTTAGACATATCAGCAAATCCAGTACTAAGAAGTTTAGATTGTCATGCAAATGAACTAACATCATTAAATGTTCAAAACGGAAACAATTCAAACTTTACAACATTTGTAGCAACTAACAATTCTACATTGAATTGTATTCAGGTTGATGATGTAACGTATAGTACAACCAATTGGACACAGATATCAAGTGGTTCAAGTTTTAGTACGGATTGTGGTTATCTTGAAAATGATGAATGTGTAGACGCGATTCTAGTACCAATAAGTGATGGCGGTTGCAACACAACGGTTTCAGGAACCTTGGCAGGCGCAACAGACTCAAATGTATACCAATGCTTTGGAAACACGAATAGTTTTTCAGATGTGTGGTACAGTTTTGTTGCCACAGATACAGCACACGATATTAAAATATTAAATACTTCAGGAATAAACTCTAGCGTATTTCACACGGTTATTGACGCACAAACGTATTCCTGTGGAAACATTACGGATGCAGTTTACTGTACGGATGCACTTGAACGACAAGCAACAGGATTAACGATTGGAGACACCTATTACATTCAAGTATTTACAGATGTAGCAAATTCAACGGAAACATTTGACGTATGTGTGTCTACAAATACAATTCCTGGACAAACCTACGTGCCAGATGATAACTTTGAGCAAACACTTATTGATCTCGGATACGATACAACGCTAGACAATTATGTAACTACGGCAAATATTAACACCATAACATCTTTAAACGTAGTAGGCAAAAATATCGCAAGCCTAACAGGACTTGAAGACTTCACAGCATTACAGTCGCTCGATTTTTCAATCAATAATGTTACTACAGTAGATCTTACTCAAAACGCTCAATTGAGATTCTTATTACTTACCGGAAATTCACTAGCAACTATCAATGTTTCTCAAAATCCACTCTTAAGAGGGTTAACTGTTGAAGAAAATTTATTGACAACTATCGATGTCACTCAAAATCCACTTCTAGAATCACTAAACATTTCAAAAAATTTATTTACGTCTATCGATGTTACTCAAAACGCTGGATTAACTAATCTAGATGTAGGAGAAAATTCACTAAGCCAAATAAATGTCACTCAAAATCCTGTTTTGGCCTTTTTAACACTAGATAAAAACAATTTTTCTGCCGTAGACGTTACAAACAATCCACTACTTTCCAGTTTATCTGTTGAAGAAAATTCATTGACAACAATTGATATCACCCAAAATCCAGTATTATTAGGTGCCTATTTTGGATACAACCAATTAACAACAATTGATGTTTCTCAAAACCTAGCACTAGAAACGCTAGTTGTTACTGCGAATAGCCAAATTTCAACAATAGATGTTTCTGTAAACGCAGCTTTAAAAAATTTAAGGATAAATAGCACACAGATATCAGAAGTAAATGTTTCAAATAATCTAAACTTGGAAGGTTTGTCCGTGTCAAATTGTCCCATAACTGGAGTTGATCTTACTGCGAATGTTGCACTACAAAATTTAGGTGTCGTAGGAAGCCAATTAACTACGATCGATGTATCTCAAAATCCAGCATTTGTAAGCTTATTTTGCAGTAATACAAGTACACTTACCAGTGTAAATATTCAAAATGGAAACAATACAAACGTTACAACCTTCTTTGCTTTAAACACACCAAATCTTACCTGTGTTCAGGTAGATAACGTAGCATATAGTGCAGCCAATTGGAGTAATGTAGATGCTGGAATAAATTTCAGTGCAAACTGTGGTTTTCCTGTAAACAATACCTGTGTAACCGCAATCAACGTCCCAATAAGTGGTATTGCATGTAACAATGTAATAGAAGCGACAATAGTTGGTGCTACGAACTCTAATTCGCTACAGTGTTTTGGAAACAATGCAAACTTTACGGATGTGTGGTTTAGCTTTGTAGCCACCGAAACAACACATAAAATTGCATTACAAAACCTAACAGGTTCGCCAAACTTTCTTTGGCACTCCCTAATTGATGCTCAAGCATATACCTGTGGAAACATTACAGATGCCATTTACTGTACAGATGCATTAGAAGATACCGCAACAGGATTAACAATAGGAAATACGTACTACATACAAGTATATTCACATGTAGCAAATGCAAATACTACATTTGACATTTGTGTGACTTCATTTGCAATTCCAGGGCAAACATACGTTCCAGATGATAACTTTGAGCAAGCACTCATTGATCTCGGATATGACATAACTTTAGATAATTACGTAACAACAACAAATATTTCTGGCATTGAAAACTTAAACATCTCAGAAAGAAGTATTGCCGACTTAACAGGAATTGAAGATTTTACAGCGTTGAAAGAATTAAGATGTGAAACAAACAATCTTACAAACTTAAATATCACGCAAAATACACAACTTACCCTTGTTCACGCATTTAACAATACGCTAACAAACGTCGATTTTACACAAAACACAGCGTTGGTGCAACTATTCATATCAAACAATCAATTGTCGACTATTGATGTATCTCAAAATACAGCATTGGTAGATTTAGGTATTTTTACCAATCCGCAACTAGGAAGTATTGATGTATCTAACAACTCAAACTTAAAAACATTAAATATAAGTTATACACCAGTTTCAGAAATTGACGTTTCCAACAACTTAGCTTTAGAACGATTGTCATTTGTAGATTGCCCTATATCAGAAATTGACGTAACAGCCAATTTAGAATTGAGACAATTAAGTACTTCGCAGAGTCTAGTGACAAGCGTTGATGTATCTGGAAACCCATTATTTGAATGGATATCTTGTAGAAACAGTCCATTGCTTACACAATTAAACTTGCAAAATGGAAACAATACGAATTTTGTATTTTTCCTAGCTACCGATACGCCAAACCTAACCTGCATTCAAGTAGATAATGCTGCCTACAGTACTGCAAATTGGACAAATATTACTCCAGGAACAAGTTTTAGTACAGATTGTGGGTATCTTACGAATGATGAATGTGTAGACGCAATTAACGTCCCAATAAGTGATGCTACATGTAACAATGTAATAGCCGCGACAATGGCAGGTGCAACAAACTCTAATTCGTTACAGTGTTTTGGAAATAATGTAAACTTTACGGATGTGTGGTTTAGTTTTGTTGCCACCGAAACAACGCATAAAATTGCATTGCAAAACCTAACAGGTTCGCCAAACTTTCTTTGGCACGCCCTAATTGATGCAGAAACATATACCTGCGGAAACATTACAGATGCTATTTACTGTACAGATGCATTAGAAGGTGAAGCAACAGGATTAACCATAGGAAATACCTACTATATACAAGTATATTCACATGTAGCCAATGCAAATACGACATTCGACATCTGTGTATCTACAAACTCAATTCCAGGACAAACCTACGTGCCAGATGATAACTTTGAACAAGCATTGATCGATTTAGGCTTAGATACCACCTTAGACGATTACGTAACCACAGCAAACATCAACACGGTAAACGACCTAAACATTCGTAATTTGGGTATTTTTGACCTTACAGGAATAGAAGACTTTGCCGCTTTAGAAATCCTAAACTGTGGCTTAAACTTTTTGGGTGAATTAGATCTAAGTCAAAACACAAACCTTAACTATCTCATTGCAGACAACGCGGCGTTGGTTGCCTTAAATATGCAAAACGGAAACAATACCAATGTCACTACGTTTGTCACACTCGGTAATGTAGATTTATTCTGTATTCAAGTAGATAATGCTGCGTATAGTACTGCCAATTGGACAATTATTGAAGCTATGACAAGTTTTAGCGAATATTGCGGAAATCCTATTCAGTTGGCGGCGAAAGTATACTTACAAGGCGCGATGCTGCAAAATACAGACGGTTTTATGAGAACCGATTTAAAAGATAACAATCATATCTTAACCGTAAGTCCATATACAGATGCAACGGCGATTCTTGCAACCGATCCTGTATTTACTGCTACGGGACAAGACAAAATTGTCGATTGGATTTGGGTAGAACTCAGAGATGCCGCAAATCCATCAGTGGTCTTAAATGGCAAATCTGCGTTATTACAACGCGATGGAGACATTGTAGAAGCACTTTCAGACAATACGTCAACTCCTGTAAACTTTGCGCGCGCGCCAGGCGATTACTATGTCGTTATAAAGCACAGAAACCATTTAGGCATCATGTTAAATATGACTATTTCTTTTACAAATATGGTCACTGCTGTAGATTTTACAGATGGTAACAACCAAATTACCCATGGTGCAAACGCACAAACGACCTTTGGAATGCCCGCAAATACGGTAGGAATGTGGTGTGGAAATGTAAATGGTGATGGTGTTGTGCAATACTCAGGAACCAATCCTGATGCGCCAGCCATTCTCTCAACAGTACTAAATGATCCTGACAACTTCCTAAACTTTCCAACGTTTACAGTAAGTGGTTACGAAGTAAATGACGTTAACATGGATGGAAGCACGCAATACACAGGTACAAATCCTGATACGCCGCTAATCCTACAAAACGTACTAGCGCATCCTGGAAACTTTCTAAACTTTAGTACCTATCAAATCGTAGAACAACTACCTCAAAACGAATAA
- a CDS encoding glycoside hydrolase family 9 protein, whose amino-acid sequence MKKITLLLICFIPILLQAQQLISITPVSENTILLRFDEGEKDFTNFDEFYVYSAPNASYYGQIDEAQALLPANFTITSLDDALYATPQQAIATFFKSKEQVALQEYYVYVRLPNAMENGKTYTINVSNINTQQNTFSLTFDTFNTFSESIHVNQVGMIASATEKFAYVSQWLGKNNAANSHYEDFTNFIGATCHVVRASDNQIIYTGTGNNGLQFRMENTLADYSEDFATKYWYNSPVWEFDFSTVGINIPTSDDEEYKIVIEGIGSSFPFKISDRVYDDVYKTISNSLLYQRSGFDRGNEYAPFVKPVDHVPGVDGFEITYSNFRRMDVDFGDDESFIQLPAQATTAVNPTNATAWMVSPDTMPWGSGGHFDAGDFDVYIQHLNLPIYGAFLYQLAPNGFLDGDLNIPENNNNVPDVLDEVQWTLDFFRRTKGPTGGICGGKETNGYYGPSYNDGSGNSSSEQMWYVYKEDPAASYVYATAAALFSQALSVAGDANNQADLYKNEAINAYNWANANVTIADLDQFFQGISYAGKVKDLKLSATAALYSLTGMQEYLDYYLNNSVVTTPTTLLYQYQIYDESLANWIFSVIPQDKWGNFDAVAINLQSTQIQAINYWSAVWGTDDISLKPIRFIKSQYQPPILGTTGSTPQLMPQIMSHYHTQDTQLLNKMLSSNDMLLGGNPENKVYITRADLFGAERYSREVLHDAAMSNAGNAIPGIPLYTHHLDGQENFVMSPPIADWPYMEMNLDARVYFLQSEFTIHQNTIQSMMFYGYLNSIFNPDLILNVPENPFNETQRLVIYPNPNDGIFRVNWQSNSTFNEAWLYDINGRKIDFKQNGVFAENGIEIETGLLTEGIYILKINLDDDIITKEVNIR is encoded by the coding sequence ATGAAAAAAATTACACTACTTCTAATATGCTTCATACCCATATTGCTTCAAGCACAGCAATTGATCTCCATCACGCCCGTAAGTGAAAACACTATTTTATTGCGTTTTGATGAAGGCGAAAAAGATTTCACCAACTTTGATGAATTCTACGTTTACAGCGCGCCCAATGCAAGCTATTATGGACAAATAGATGAAGCACAAGCATTACTTCCTGCAAACTTTACGATTACAAGTTTGGATGATGCTTTGTATGCAACGCCACAACAAGCTATAGCAACGTTTTTTAAATCAAAAGAACAAGTAGCTTTGCAAGAGTATTATGTATATGTACGATTGCCAAATGCGATGGAAAATGGCAAAACATATACCATAAATGTTTCCAATATAAACACACAACAAAACACCTTTTCGCTCACATTTGATACCTTCAATACCTTTTCGGAAAGTATTCATGTCAATCAAGTGGGAATGATAGCAAGTGCTACTGAAAAATTTGCCTACGTATCGCAATGGCTGGGAAAAAACAATGCAGCGAACAGTCACTATGAAGATTTTACAAACTTTATTGGCGCAACCTGTCATGTAGTGCGTGCTTCAGACAATCAAATCATCTATACAGGAACAGGCAATAACGGATTGCAGTTTCGCATGGAAAATACGTTGGCAGATTACTCAGAAGATTTTGCTACGAAATATTGGTACAATTCTCCTGTGTGGGAATTTGACTTTTCAACTGTTGGCATCAACATTCCGACAAGTGATGATGAAGAATATAAAATTGTCATTGAAGGCATTGGAAGTTCGTTTCCTTTTAAAATATCAGATAGAGTCTATGACGATGTGTATAAAACCATTTCCAACAGTTTACTATATCAACGAAGCGGATTTGATCGCGGAAACGAATATGCACCTTTTGTAAAACCAGTAGATCATGTGCCTGGTGTTGATGGTTTTGAAATTACATATTCCAACTTTAGACGTATGGATGTAGATTTTGGTGATGACGAAAGCTTTATACAATTACCAGCACAAGCTACTACGGCTGTCAACCCTACAAATGCGACTGCTTGGATGGTTTCTCCAGATACAATGCCATGGGGAAGTGGTGGACATTTTGATGCAGGCGATTTTGATGTGTACATTCAACATTTAAACTTACCGATTTACGGTGCATTTTTATATCAACTCGCACCAAATGGTTTCTTGGATGGCGATTTAAACATTCCAGAAAATAATAATAATGTTCCAGATGTGTTAGACGAAGTACAATGGACACTTGATTTTTTTAGACGTACCAAAGGACCTACAGGCGGAATTTGTGGTGGAAAAGAAACCAACGGTTATTACGGGCCATCTTACAACGATGGTTCAGGAAATTCTTCTTCCGAGCAAATGTGGTATGTATATAAAGAAGATCCTGCGGCTTCGTACGTGTATGCAACGGCAGCAGCTTTGTTTTCACAAGCATTAAGTGTTGCTGGCGATGCAAACAATCAAGCAGATTTGTATAAAAACGAAGCGATTAACGCGTACAATTGGGCAAATGCCAATGTCACAATAGCAGATTTAGATCAATTTTTTCAAGGAATCAGTTACGCCGGAAAAGTAAAAGATTTAAAACTGTCAGCAACGGCAGCTTTATACAGTTTAACAGGTATGCAAGAATATTTGGACTATTATCTCAACAATTCGGTAGTCACAACGCCGACAACCTTACTCTATCAATATCAAATATATGATGAATCGTTAGCAAACTGGATATTTAGCGTGATTCCGCAAGACAAATGGGGAAATTTTGACGCAGTTGCCATCAATTTGCAAAGCACACAAATTCAAGCCATCAATTACTGGAGTGCTGTTTGGGGAACAGACGATATCAGTCTAAAACCAATTCGTTTCATAAAATCGCAATACCAACCGCCAATTTTGGGTACTACTGGTTCTACGCCGCAATTGATGCCGCAAATCATGTCGCACTATCACACACAAGACACGCAATTACTCAATAAAATGTTGTCAAGCAACGACATGTTATTAGGTGGAAATCCTGAAAACAAAGTATACATTACACGTGCCGATTTGTTTGGTGCAGAGCGGTATTCCAGAGAAGTATTGCACGATGCAGCCATGAGCAACGCAGGAAATGCAATTCCGGGAATTCCATTATATACGCATCATTTGGACGGACAAGAAAACTTTGTCATGTCGCCACCAATTGCCGATTGGCCATATATGGAAATGAACTTAGATGCTAGAGTTTACTTTTTACAATCAGAATTTACGATTCATCAAAATACTATACAAAGCATGATGTTTTATGGATATCTTAATTCGATATTCAATCCAGATTTAATTTTGAATGTTCCTGAAAATCCTTTTAATGAAACACAACGACTCGTCATATATCCAAATCCGAATGACGGAATATTTAGAGTCAACTGGCAATCCAATAGTACATTCAACGAAGCATGGTTGTACGACATTAATGGACGAAAAATAGACTTCAAACAAAACGGCGTCTTTGCTGAAAACGGTATTGAAATTGAAACAGGTTTGCTCACGGAAGGTATTTATATCTTAAAAATAAACTTAGACGATGATATTATCACGAAAGAAGTAAACATTCGATAA
- a CDS encoding DUF350 domain-containing protein, with translation MNTDVFYLALSQLVLSIFLAIVIFFISYKILIKIFKLKEENLNDSNLALSIFFSGIIFSTGYLLSGIIPSIINAIGMLKVHAKENLFVEVLKYSSLSLFVGFLLAGVIHFSAFMLTKSMTKHVDEVGELRKNNLAVAILLATILISITIIAKDSLVFLIELFLPQPVVTEYTA, from the coding sequence ATGAACACAGATGTATTCTATTTAGCACTTAGTCAACTCGTACTCTCTATCTTTTTGGCGATTGTCATCTTCTTTATTTCCTATAAAATACTGATCAAAATATTTAAACTGAAAGAAGAAAACTTAAACGATTCCAACTTGGCATTGAGTATTTTCTTTTCAGGAATTATCTTTAGTACAGGGTATTTGCTAAGTGGAATCATTCCGTCTATCATCAATGCGATTGGCATGTTGAAAGTGCATGCAAAAGAAAATCTATTTGTAGAAGTTTTAAAATACTCTTCCTTATCATTATTTGTTGGTTTTTTATTGGCAGGTGTCATTCATTTTAGCGCATTTATGTTGACAAAATCTATGACGAAACACGTAGATGAAGTTGGTGAGTTAAGAAAAAATAATTTAGCAGTCGCGATTTTACTCGCTACCATTTTAATTTCCATTACCATCATTGCCAAAGACAGTTTGGTATTTTTGATTGAACTCTTCTTACCACAACCTGTGGTTACGGAATATACGGCGTAG